The genomic interval TATAGATATAGAACACAAAAACTGTCATGGCCGTACGCCACTTGCCCAGGCAGTACATAATGGTAACGTGGAAATCGTAAAGTTATTGTTAAAACATGGAGCCAATCCAAAAGCTATTTCAATAAAAAATGCATTATTGTCAAAACTAGGTTTTGGGAAACATAAAGAAATCAAAAAGCTTTTAAAGGAAGCAAAGAAAAATCAGAAAAAAACAAAAGAGTCGCTACCTGTTTTTGATGCTATTCATGTTACTGAAAAGGATGGAGCATGTTCTATTTGCCTTAGTAAGTTAGTGGATACTAGTGAGCATCAGCATGCAATAAAATTAAAAAAATGCAATCATAAATTTCATTTAGATTGCATATCTGAATGGGTTCTTATCAATAAAACATGTCCATATTGTCGAACAAACATGGAATAATAAGTAATTCCCAAGGTATCCCATGTTCTGCATAAAACAGATATGATTTTTATGATTGATATATAATGAAATAGGTAAAAATATTGGTGGTATGTTTGCTGATATATTAAAATTGAAAAAGGCACCTGGGGGAGTTACCAAAAAGCTTTTAAAGAAGCAAAATAAAATTAACTATTTTTATTTGATAACCAAAACAATTCTATACAAAGTATAGCATATATACAAACATATAACACGTCCCTCAAGAAAAATGCGTGAGAAAAATCTAAGCAAAAAATTCGATCAAAGCCAGATAGCTCCTTTTGAGCTCCATAGGAGCGATTTTATCTGGCTTCGAATTTTTGTGCAGATTTTTAGCATTTTTCTTTTGGGACAAAAAGGATTTTTTGCTTACTTTTTTGGCCCTCAAAAAAGTAAGGACCCGCTGGCAAGCGGTTTACAGCAAAGCAGGTACAAATGTAGCGAGCAGATTGCATATTTGATATAAGTTCCTTACATTTTTAATAAGGCACCAGAGTCATTCCTTTGCTGGTGGTTAAAATAAATCACACGCATCGTAAAGACTCCAGTTCTTAAAAAAATAAATTTTTAATCAGGAGATTATATTGAAAAATATACTGATATTCAATTACTTAACATATTTAATCTATGAAATACATTTACAAAATCATTGCATTTTTAGCTATGGTATGGGTGACTACTGGCATAAGCAAGTGTAAAAGCGTTGTACACGGTGTAAAACATAATCGTACATCTAACGATAATACAAAATTAGCATTTAGTATATCTGCTCTCAAAGAGGCTATTAGAAAGGGAAATCTTAAGGAAGTAGAAAATGAGGTTTCAAAAAGTTCTGACCCTAAAAAAGATCTCAATAAAAAAATAATAAAACTACTTCTCTTTCCACCACGTAGTATTGTGAGGCCATTGTATATAGCTATGTACTATAGACATAAAGAAAAAAATCCAGAAAAGAAAGAAGAATACCTAAAGATTATTCGATTTTTATTGAAGAAAGGAGCTGATCCCTGTTTATTTGCTACAAGCAATATATTATCAACTAGATATTACATAACCATGGCAACGCAGCAAAAAGATAAACAAGTAGTAGAATTATTACTAAATCATGGAGCAGACGTCAATCAATTAGAAATTGAGAAGGATGTTGAGTCACCTGATTATGATAGCGCCCTACATGAGGCTATGAAGAATGGCGATATAGATATTCTTAATATCCTTTTAAATCGTAAAGATATAGATGTTAATCTATCTGCTAGAGGTATGCTACCATTGCACGCAGGGATATATGGTTAT from Cardinium endosymbiont of Culicoides punctatus carries:
- a CDS encoding ankyrin repeat domain-containing protein is translated as MKYIYKIIAFLAMVWVTTGISKCKSVVHGVKHNRTSNDNTKLAFSISALKEAIRKGNLKEVENEVSKSSDPKKDLNKKIIKLLLFPPRSIVRPLYIAMYYRHKEKNPEKKEEYLKIIRFLLKKGADPCLFATSNILSTRYYITMATQQKDKQVVELLLNHGADVNQLEIEKDVESPDYDSALHEAMKNGDIDILNILLNRKDIDVNLSARGMLPLHAGIYGYSDEPYKGNQIKAIELLLKNDNIKINKEDHNRYTSLDKAVVLNCTEIVALLLKEKGTDIEHKNFFGRTPLGQAVHNGNVEIVKLLLKHRANPKAISIKNALLSKLGFGKHKEIKKLLKEAKQKNNCFYLINKIILYKA